A single Paraburkholderia sp. D15 DNA region contains:
- a CDS encoding non-ribosomal peptide synthetase, with translation MNQPPAQDTAGQTAAARDRRAISARYAALSADKRAQLRSRVADLNIDPAQLPIVPIAARDGDDAGHAPLSDSQAQLWFLARLEPDSAAYHMSGGVRLDGALDERRLRAAVAALVERHEMLRTRIVERDGEPLQIVDDFDAVQAEALCEFHDLRVAGSGTEADADAASKASIAAFTQTFSLRPFDLERGPLWRIAFLTIGADAHVLLLTMHHLISDGWSLGVLVKDFVAGYAADAAPTRDALPVQFRDYVVWQREWRDEAREAADLDYWRSRLGEPQDPLALPYDRARNGARGTHGARVIRVLDTQQAQAWRAFVRSRRGTVSAAMLAVFDVLLARHSGQRDLRVGMPLANRDRAETAGLIGCFVNTVVIDAQLDSAAPFDALLAQVQQRVTQALAHQQVPFARVVEALRPPAIVGVTPVFQAMFNLLDVSGDGLPELPGLRASEWRGEHPVARFDLTLDIRDDADTFECALIYATDVFDEATVAQLADDFVSLIGQIVAQPDCALGNLRVAADAASAVAASAGSIATAFPAYPFVPLTDRLFALSQSQPAARAVHAEDAQLDYRQLASAARAVAARLLEAGVQREERVGLCVQRTAALPAALYGVLASGAAYVPLDPGYPVERLQYIIADAGIRRVVADAASRDKLAELLTPLDCIVVSIDGNEIGNEGGNEGGNEGRTQDANAGSHRHVLPAPHPDQLAYVIYTSGSTGQPKGVGVTHRNVTRLLDATHAQFGFGPADVWSCFHSYAFDFSVWEYFGALSFGGTAVVVPHGVARSPQDFHALLRETGVTILNQTPSAFLPLTQVELDLNAPLPALRCVIFGGEKLEPATLSRWLAWRGARAPRLVNMYGITETTVHVTARDITLADTEALTAAASAPSLIGAPIADLSLHVLDADLNPAPFGVCGELCVGGAGLARAYLGRPGLTASRFVPDPFGPPGARLYRSGDVARRHRNGELEYLGRNDAQVKIRGFRIEPGEIQAVLIEHPAIRSAVVVPGADPQGGLRLIAYYVSADADVDAAALREHIAARLPAHMVPAAFVPMEALPLTLNGKLDVRALPAPGEVVVERSRIAPRTPQEIALAAIWQDVLGGALPGADDDFFALGGHSLSAVKVVARVRQRLGVSLPLQSVFSLPVLSQLARAIEEAALAAAESATQAASATGASANTTASADTAPIARRPANAQADNLPLSFAQERLWVLWQLEPESAAYHVPGAVRLSGSLDTAAVRAAFDTIVARHEALRTTFVAVDGKPVQRVAGAVRYDWRTATLDHAEPRALAAALHDCVSEPFDLEHGQLLRVVLLSSSETEHVLAVVMHHIVSDGWSMDVLIDEFSACYEASRRGFAPDLPPLPIQCADYAYWERAEGGRRAADLDWWCERLAGDQPVLNLPLTRARPATRSAAGGRCLRRIDPRTTRALRELSQREGATLFMVLLACYQTLLHRYSGQGDIRIGIPVANRERLETESLIGFFINTLVIRGAPAGHRPFDQLLAATRAEVVAAQAHASVPFAQLVDVVQPQRDLGLTPLFQTMFNLQVTPAEQFASLSGITVSALDLPELGGETAQFDLTLDITDQGDALRVSFGYANDIFDRAVIDQIADHYLELVVQVLAAPRQALAAIALTPARTVGAPVAAEQPYVPVLERFMRQVQVQPAAPALRSPATPAEPAFDYATLAARARQVGAVLHAAGVRDEARVGLCVSRSPSMVAALFGIWSAGAAFVPLDPEYPPERLAQIVADAGIDHVVVDRVSAARLSGVLAGLTLHAMEDMDARAAANASRSSSPLSFTPHMPRMPLAPQLAYVMYTSGSTGVPKGVAMTHAALSVHVDDVIARFGVHAGDCVLQFSTINFDAALEQLLPALCVGARVVLRGPDLWSWPEFNAVLRDEAVSVTDLPTAFWQQWLRDLPAALPALRLVTIGGEALNGAALAQWLGCGLRDVRFENTYGPTEAAISALSRRTEAADVDAPVVTIGLPYPGRIARLLDEWSNPTPAGATGELCIGGEALARGYLGRPATTAERFVPDPFGPPGSRLYRTGDVCVLRAGDARHGFDYVGRDDRQVKLRGYRIELSEVETALRGLPGVREAIAVISGADDARKLLAYAVIDDADSERAGTALHAALAERLPAYMVPAAVVPLAALPLTPNGKVDKRALPPPLLDNADAPRELTAARDEREARLLAIWRAVLGRDEIGVDDNFFALGGDSILAIQAISRARAEGMALTVRELFEHQSVAALAQRVPQAAPQRAYREVAGALALTPIQRWFFDEHPDGPAHWNQSVLLAANERLSDAALQVAVQTVMQRHDALRLRFSRDVSGAARGEWTQRSLARDAASDADAASAIECIDLRGEADWQAAMSARGAQVQASLDIEHGPVWRAVRFDVPDGGSRLLLVVHHLSIDGVSWRILLEELGQAYEQALAGQSIELPAQSLSWGDWTEALSAHAQRDTVRDELTYWRAQLSAASAWDDAARARGGLPLAARLDEVDRTLGASQVLRRKLDETRTRALLQEASSTQQGRVDEWLLAALVNTLAGWSERAGVLIELEGHGREEVIDGVDLTRTVGWFTTRYPVWFDAVNDATTDAATTLASVKTTLRNVPNKGLHYGVLESLSGANERNAIAALPRAQVSFNYLGQFGQSDSATQNRMRIATGEHAGQAAGAHTVFSYALELNALIVDGALSIDWRYLPGLIDSTRAQALADTFDAQLDALLQTRIGNDTLAVHGFDSDLAGEDLDALLDQLDD, from the coding sequence ATGAACCAGCCACCAGCTCAGGACACCGCGGGCCAAACCGCCGCCGCGCGCGACCGTCGCGCGATCTCCGCCAGGTACGCCGCATTGAGCGCGGACAAACGCGCGCAACTGCGCAGCCGCGTCGCCGACCTGAACATCGATCCCGCGCAATTGCCGATCGTGCCGATCGCCGCGCGCGATGGCGATGACGCCGGCCACGCGCCGCTCTCCGATAGCCAGGCGCAACTGTGGTTTCTCGCGCGGCTCGAACCGGACAGCGCCGCCTATCACATGAGCGGCGGCGTGCGTCTGGACGGCGCGCTCGACGAACGCCGCCTGCGCGCCGCCGTGGCCGCGCTGGTCGAGCGTCACGAGATGTTGCGCACGCGGATCGTCGAACGTGACGGCGAACCCTTGCAGATCGTCGATGACTTCGACGCCGTGCAGGCCGAGGCGTTGTGCGAGTTCCACGATCTGCGCGTCGCGGGCAGCGGAACCGAAGCCGACGCCGACGCCGCCTCCAAAGCCAGCATCGCCGCCTTCACCCAAACGTTTTCGCTGCGTCCCTTCGATCTCGAACGCGGGCCGCTGTGGCGAATCGCATTCCTGACGATCGGCGCCGACGCCCACGTGCTGCTGTTGACCATGCATCACCTGATTTCCGACGGCTGGTCGCTCGGCGTGCTGGTCAAGGATTTCGTCGCGGGCTACGCGGCCGACGCCGCGCCAACGCGCGACGCGTTACCGGTCCAGTTCCGCGACTATGTGGTCTGGCAGCGCGAATGGCGCGACGAAGCGCGCGAGGCGGCCGATCTCGACTACTGGCGCAGCCGTCTTGGCGAGCCGCAAGATCCGCTCGCGCTGCCGTACGACCGCGCTCGCAACGGCGCGCGCGGCACGCATGGCGCGCGCGTGATCCGCGTGCTCGACACGCAGCAGGCGCAGGCCTGGCGCGCGTTCGTGCGCAGCCGGCGCGGCACGGTGTCGGCGGCGATGCTGGCCGTCTTCGATGTGCTGCTCGCGCGTCATAGCGGGCAGCGCGATCTGCGCGTCGGCATGCCGCTCGCGAATCGCGACCGCGCGGAAACCGCCGGCCTGATCGGCTGCTTCGTGAACACCGTGGTGATCGACGCGCAACTGGACAGCGCCGCGCCGTTCGACGCGTTGCTGGCCCAGGTGCAGCAGCGCGTCACGCAAGCGCTCGCGCATCAGCAGGTGCCGTTCGCACGCGTGGTCGAAGCGCTGCGTCCGCCCGCGATCGTCGGCGTCACGCCGGTGTTCCAGGCGATGTTCAACCTGCTCGACGTCTCCGGCGACGGCCTGCCCGAGTTGCCGGGGCTGCGCGCGTCCGAGTGGCGCGGCGAGCATCCGGTCGCGCGTTTCGATCTGACGCTCGACATCCGCGACGATGCCGACACCTTCGAATGCGCGCTCATCTACGCAACCGATGTGTTCGACGAAGCCACCGTCGCGCAACTCGCCGACGACTTCGTGAGCCTGATCGGGCAGATCGTCGCGCAGCCCGACTGTGCATTGGGGAATCTGCGCGTGGCGGCGGACGCAGCGTCGGCAGTTGCGGCGTCGGCCGGATCGATTGCAACGGCATTCCCGGCCTATCCGTTCGTTCCGCTGACCGACCGTCTGTTCGCGCTGTCGCAGTCGCAACCGGCGGCCCGTGCCGTGCACGCGGAAGACGCGCAACTCGACTATCGACAACTCGCCTCGGCCGCGCGTGCCGTCGCCGCGCGTTTGCTCGAAGCCGGCGTGCAGCGCGAGGAACGTGTCGGTCTGTGCGTGCAGCGCACGGCCGCCTTGCCGGCCGCGCTCTACGGCGTGCTGGCGAGCGGCGCGGCCTATGTGCCGCTCGATCCGGGCTATCCGGTCGAGCGGTTGCAATACATCATCGCGGATGCGGGCATTCGCCGTGTCGTCGCCGACGCGGCGTCGCGCGACAAACTTGCCGAATTGCTGACGCCGCTCGACTGCATCGTCGTCTCGATCGATGGCAACGAAATCGGCAACGAAGGCGGCAACGAAGGCGGCAATGAAGGCCGCACCCAGGACGCAAACGCTGGAAGCCACCGCCATGTCCTGCCGGCTCCGCACCCCGACCAACTCGCCTACGTGATCTATACGTCGGGCTCGACCGGTCAGCCGAAAGGCGTCGGCGTCACGCATCGCAACGTCACGCGTCTGCTCGACGCGACCCACGCGCAATTCGGCTTCGGTCCCGCCGACGTGTGGAGCTGCTTCCACTCGTACGCGTTCGACTTCTCCGTCTGGGAATACTTCGGCGCGTTGTCGTTCGGCGGCACGGCCGTGGTGGTGCCGCATGGGGTCGCGCGTTCGCCGCAAGACTTCCACGCGCTGCTGCGCGAGACCGGCGTGACGATCCTGAATCAAACGCCGTCCGCGTTTCTGCCGCTCACCCAGGTCGAACTCGATCTGAACGCGCCGCTCCCCGCTTTGCGCTGCGTGATCTTCGGCGGCGAAAAACTCGAACCGGCGACGCTATCGCGCTGGCTCGCATGGCGCGGCGCGCGCGCACCGCGCCTCGTGAACATGTACGGCATCACCGAAACCACGGTGCACGTCACCGCGCGCGATATCACGCTCGCCGACACCGAAGCCCTCACCGCGGCCGCCAGCGCGCCGAGCCTGATCGGCGCGCCGATTGCCGACCTGAGCCTGCACGTGCTCGACGCGGATCTGAACCCCGCTCCTTTCGGCGTGTGCGGCGAGTTGTGTGTCGGCGGCGCGGGTCTCGCGCGTGCGTATCTTGGCCGTCCGGGGCTGACCGCGAGCCGCTTCGTGCCCGACCCGTTCGGGCCGCCGGGCGCGCGGCTCTACCGGTCGGGCGACGTCGCGCGCCGGCATCGCAACGGCGAACTCGAATACCTCGGCCGTAACGACGCGCAGGTCAAGATTCGCGGCTTCCGGATCGAGCCGGGCGAAATCCAGGCGGTGCTGATCGAGCATCCCGCGATCCGTTCGGCGGTGGTCGTGCCGGGTGCCGATCCGCAAGGCGGACTGCGTTTGATTGCCTACTACGTCAGTGCGGATGCCGACGTCGATGCGGCCGCGTTGCGCGAACACATTGCCGCGCGTTTGCCTGCGCACATGGTGCCGGCCGCCTTCGTGCCGATGGAGGCGTTGCCGCTGACATTGAACGGCAAGCTCGACGTACGCGCATTGCCGGCGCCAGGTGAAGTCGTGGTCGAACGTTCGCGTATCGCGCCGCGCACGCCGCAGGAAATCGCGCTCGCCGCGATCTGGCAAGACGTGCTGGGCGGCGCGCTGCCCGGCGCCGACGACGACTTCTTCGCGCTCGGTGGGCACTCGTTGTCGGCCGTCAAGGTGGTCGCGCGCGTGCGTCAACGGCTTGGCGTGAGCTTGCCGTTGCAGAGCGTGTTCAGCCTGCCGGTGCTGTCGCAACTCGCACGGGCTATCGAGGAGGCCGCGCTCGCCGCCGCGGAATCGGCAACCCAAGCCGCATCGGCAACCGGGGCATCCGCAAACACAACCGCATCCGCCGACACGGCGCCGATCGCGCGCCGTCCCGCGAATGCGCAAGCGGACAACCTGCCGCTCTCGTTCGCGCAGGAACGTCTATGGGTGTTGTGGCAACTGGAACCGGAAAGCGCCGCGTATCACGTACCCGGCGCGGTGCGTCTGAGCGGATCGCTCGACACAGCGGCCGTGCGTGCCGCATTCGACACGATCGTCGCGCGTCACGAAGCGCTGCGCACGACCTTCGTGGCCGTCGACGGCAAGCCGGTCCAGCGCGTCGCCGGCGCGGTCCGCTACGACTGGCGCACGGCGACGCTCGATCACGCCGAGCCACGCGCGCTGGCCGCCGCGTTGCACGACTGCGTGAGCGAGCCGTTCGATCTCGAACATGGCCAGTTGCTGCGTGTCGTCCTGCTGTCGTCGAGCGAGACCGAACACGTGCTCGCGGTGGTGATGCATCACATCGTGTCCGACGGCTGGTCGATGGACGTGCTGATCGACGAGTTCAGCGCCTGCTACGAAGCATCGCGACGCGGCTTCGCGCCCGATCTGCCGCCGCTGCCGATCCAGTGCGCGGATTACGCGTACTGGGAACGCGCCGAAGGCGGCCGCCGCGCGGCCGATCTCGACTGGTGGTGCGAGCGGCTTGCGGGCGACCAGCCGGTGCTGAACCTGCCGCTGACACGCGCGCGGCCGGCGACGCGCAGCGCGGCCGGCGGCCGTTGCCTGCGCCGGATCGATCCTCGAACGACGCGCGCGCTGCGCGAGTTGTCGCAACGCGAAGGCGCGACCTTGTTCATGGTGCTGCTCGCGTGCTATCAGACGCTGCTGCATCGCTATAGCGGGCAGGGCGATATCCGCATCGGCATTCCGGTCGCGAATCGCGAACGGCTCGAAACGGAATCGCTGATCGGCTTCTTCATCAATACGCTGGTGATTCGCGGCGCGCCGGCCGGGCATCGGCCGTTCGATCAACTGCTCGCCGCCACGCGCGCCGAAGTGGTCGCCGCGCAGGCGCATGCGTCGGTGCCGTTCGCGCAACTGGTGGACGTCGTGCAGCCGCAACGCGATCTTGGTCTCACGCCGCTGTTCCAGACCATGTTCAACCTGCAGGTCACGCCGGCCGAACAATTCGCGAGTCTGAGCGGCATCACGGTCAGCGCGCTGGATCTGCCGGAACTCGGCGGCGAGACCGCGCAGTTCGACCTCACGCTCGACATCACCGATCAGGGCGACGCGCTGCGCGTGTCGTTCGGCTACGCGAACGATATTTTCGACCGCGCGGTCATCGATCAAATTGCGGATCACTATCTCGAACTCGTCGTGCAGGTGCTGGCCGCGCCTCGCCAGGCGCTCGCGGCGATTGCGCTGACGCCGGCGCGGACGGTAGGCGCGCCGGTCGCGGCGGAGCAGCCTTATGTGCCGGTGCTCGAACGTTTCATGCGCCAGGTGCAGGTGCAACCGGCGGCGCCCGCGTTGCGTTCGCCGGCCACGCCCGCCGAACCCGCGTTCGACTACGCGACGCTCGCCGCGCGCGCGCGCCAGGTGGGAGCGGTGCTGCACGCGGCCGGTGTGCGCGACGAAGCGCGCGTCGGTTTGTGCGTGTCCCGTTCGCCGTCGATGGTGGCCGCGCTGTTCGGCATCTGGAGCGCGGGCGCCGCCTTCGTGCCGCTCGATCCGGAATATCCGCCCGAGCGCCTCGCGCAGATCGTCGCCGATGCCGGTATCGATCACGTGGTGGTGGATCGCGTCAGCGCCGCGCGTCTGAGCGGCGTGCTAGCGGGACTCACGCTGCATGCGATGGAGGACATGGACGCGCGCGCGGCAGCGAATGCGTCGCGATCGTCATCGCCGTTGTCCTTCACTCCACATATGCCGCGCATGCCGCTCGCGCCGCAACTCGCGTACGTGATGTACACGTCCGGCTCGACCGGCGTGCCGAAGGGCGTCGCGATGACGCACGCCGCGCTGTCCGTGCACGTCGACGACGTGATCGCGCGCTTCGGCGTCCACGCGGGCGATTGCGTGCTCCAGTTCTCGACCATCAATTTCGATGCCGCGCTCGAACAGTTGCTGCCCGCGCTGTGCGTCGGCGCGCGCGTCGTGCTGCGCGGCCCGGATCTTTGGAGCTGGCCGGAATTCAACGCGGTGCTGCGCGACGAAGCGGTGAGCGTGACCGACCTGCCGACCGCGTTCTGGCAGCAATGGCTCCGCGATCTGCCGGCGGCGCTGCCCGCGCTGCGTCTCGTGACGATCGGCGGCGAAGCGCTGAACGGCGCGGCGCTCGCGCAGTGGCTCGGCTGCGGCTTGCGCGACGTGCGCTTCGAGAACACTTACGGCCCGACCGAAGCGGCGATCTCCGCGCTCAGCCGCCGCACCGAAGCGGCCGACGTGGACGCGCCGGTCGTCACGATCGGTCTGCCGTACCCCGGCCGTATCGCGCGTCTGCTCGACGAGTGGAGCAATCCGACGCCGGCGGGTGCGACAGGCGAGCTGTGCATCGGCGGCGAGGCATTGGCGCGCGGCTATCTCGGCCGGCCGGCGACGACCGCCGAGCGCTTCGTGCCGGACCCGTTCGGTCCGCCGGGTTCGCGCCTCTATCGCACCGGCGACGTGTGCGTGCTGCGCGCGGGCGATGCGCGGCACGGTTTCGACTACGTCGGACGCGACGACCGCCAGGTCAAGCTGCGCGGCTACCGGATCGAGTTGTCGGAAGTGGAGACCGCGTTGCGTGGGTTGCCTGGTGTGCGCGAGGCGATCGCGGTGATCAGCGGGGCGGACGACGCGCGCAAGCTGCTCGCCTACGCGGTGATCGACGACGCCGACAGCGAGCGTGCGGGCACGGCCCTGCACGCGGCGCTCGCGGAGCGCCTGCCGGCCTACATGGTGCCGGCGGCGGTCGTGCCGCTCGCGGCCTTGCCGCTCACGCCGAACGGCAAGGTCGACAAACGCGCGCTGCCGCCACCGCTGCTCGATAACGCCGACGCGCCGCGTGAGCTGACCGCCGCGCGTGACGAACGCGAAGCGCGTCTGCTCGCGATCTGGCGCGCGGTGCTGGGCCGCGACGAGATCGGCGTGGACGACAACTTCTTCGCGCTCGGCGGCGATTCGATCCTCGCGATTCAGGCAATCAGCCGTGCGCGTGCCGAAGGCATGGCGTTGACCGTGCGCGAACTGTTCGAACATCAGAGCGTGGCCGCACTGGCGCAACGCGTGCCGCAAGCGGCGCCGCAGCGCGCCTATCGCGAGGTTGCGGGGGCGCTCGCGCTGACGCCGATTCAGCGCTGGTTCTTCGACGAACATCCGGACGGCCCGGCGCATTGGAATCAATCGGTATTGCTTGCGGCGAACGAGCGCTTGTCCGACGCTGCGCTGCAAGTCGCCGTGCAGACCGTGATGCAGCGTCACGACGCGTTGCGTTTGCGTTTTTCGCGCGACGTTTCAGGCGCCGCGCGAGGCGAGTGGACCCAGCGCAGTCTGGCACGCGACGCGGCTTCCGATGCGGACGCGGCCAGTGCGATCGAATGTATCGATTTGCGCGGCGAAGCCGACTGGCAAGCGGCGATGTCCGCGCGCGGCGCGCAGGTGCAGGCGTCGCTGGATATCGAGCACGGGCCGGTATGGCGCGCTGTTCGCTTCGACGTCCCCGATGGCGGTTCGCGTCTGCTGCTGGTCGTGCATCACCTGAGTATCGACGGCGTGTCGTGGCGCATTCTGCTCGAGGAACTGGGGCAAGCGTACGAACAGGCGCTAGCGGGACAGTCGATCGAATTGCCCGCGCAGAGTCTGAGCTGGGGCGACTGGACCGAAGCGCTGTCCGCTCACGCGCAGCGCGACACGGTGCGCGACGAATTGACCTACTGGCGCGCGCAATTGTCGGCGGCCTCGGCGTGGGACGACGCGGCGCGTGCACGTGGCGGGCTGCCGCTCGCGGCTCGGCTCGACGAGGTGGATCGCACGCTCGGCGCGAGCCAGGTGCTGCGTCGCAAGCTCGACGAAACGCGTACGCGGGCGTTGTTGCAGGAAGCGTCGTCGACGCAGCAAGGTCGCGTGGACGAGTGGTTGCTGGCTGCGCTGGTGAACACGCTCGCGGGATGGAGCGAACGCGCGGGCGTGCTGATCGAACTCGAAGGCCACGGCCGCGAGGAAGTGATCGACGGGGTGGATCTGACGCGCACGGTGGGCTGGTTCACGACGCGGTATCCGGTGTGGTTCGACGCGGTGAATGACGCAACCACCGACGCCGCGACCACGCTCGCCTCGGTGAAGACCACGCTGCGCAACGTGCCGAACAAAGGCCTGCACTACGGCGTACTGGAGTCCCTGAGCGGCGCAAATGAACGCAACGCGATCGCCGCCTTGCCGCGCGCGCAGGTGAGCTTCAACTACCTCGGCCAGTTCGGCCAGAGCGACAGCGCTACGCAGAACCGCATGCGCATCGCGACCGGCGAACACGCGGGCCAGGCCGCCGGCGCACACACCGTCTTCTCGTATGCGCTCGAACTGAACGCATTGATCGTCGACGGGGCGTTGTCGATCGACTGGCGTTACCTGCCGGGTCTGATCGACAGCACGCGTGCGCAGGCGCTCGCCGACACCTTCGACGCGCAACTCGACGCCTTGCTGCAAACGCGGATCGGCAACGACACGCTGGCCGTTCATGGTTTCGACAGCGATCTCGCCGGCGAAGACCTCGACGCCTTGCTCGACCAACTCGACGACTGA